A portion of the Adhaeribacter radiodurans genome contains these proteins:
- a CDS encoding glycoside hydrolase family protein: MATSQNLNVPYRIIEGSLNKGQIVPVIIEGPTVMKDLVKLGWLLLYNYCMTNRFGASYSPNLIHWKVEEDVSYPSEARHACVSPLTPEEAKTLIENYSSKK; this comes from the coding sequence GTGGCTACTTCTCAGAACTTGAATGTACCTTACCGCATCATAGAAGGATCGTTAAACAAAGGTCAAATTGTGCCGGTCATCATCGAGGGACCTACCGTCATGAAAGATCTTGTTAAGCTCGGGTGGTTATTGCTTTATAATTATTGTATGACCAACCGATTTGGAGCTTCTTACTCGCCTAATTTAATCCACTGGAAAGTGGAAGAAGATGTAAGTTACCCCTCCGAGGCGCGGCACGCTTGCGTTTCGCCATTAACACCAGAGGAAGCAAAGACTTTAATAGAAAATTATTCCAGTAAAAAGTAA